A stretch of the Campylobacter sp. 19-13652 genome encodes the following:
- a CDS encoding replication-associated recombination protein A, whose product MNLATKYRPKRLSEIIAQPALVETFGKFIAQNAVPHSIFYGAAGCGKTSFARVVATEMGASFYEFDGGNLKLESLRSVIKNHENSLLKPLIFIDEIHRLSRTQQEALLIPLEQGSLTLMGASTQNPFYTLTSAIRSRCFLFEFAPISKDALIILAKRVLADLDTSASDEALEYLAHSSSSDVRACLNLLDYALKLAPTLSLESLKTLRPHALSGGVKESDEHYNLASAMIKSLRGSDINAALYYLARLIDGGESADFIARRLVIFASEDVGNANPNALNLATNTLTAVLNIGYPEARIILAQCVVYLASSPKSNSSYAAINAALAYVRENPPLPIPPYLINNTPQSRDYRYPHDFGGWVAQRYLADESLEFYKSKGVGFEKTLDEWLGKIKSKD is encoded by the coding sequence ATGAACCTAGCCACAAAATACCGCCCCAAACGCCTATCTGAGATCATCGCTCAGCCTGCCTTAGTAGAGACTTTTGGCAAATTTATAGCCCAAAACGCCGTCCCGCACAGCATATTTTACGGCGCTGCGGGCTGTGGCAAAACGAGCTTTGCAAGGGTCGTGGCGACTGAAATGGGGGCTAGCTTTTACGAATTTGACGGCGGAAATTTAAAGCTAGAAAGCCTGCGAAGCGTGATAAAAAATCACGAAAACTCCCTGCTAAAGCCACTCATTTTCATCGACGAAATCCACCGCCTAAGCCGCACCCAGCAAGAAGCCCTACTCATCCCACTAGAGCAAGGCTCGCTCACGCTAATGGGCGCAAGCACGCAAAACCCCTTCTACACGCTCACATCAGCCATTCGCAGCCGCTGCTTCCTCTTTGAGTTTGCCCCCATTAGCAAGGACGCACTAATCATCCTAGCCAAAAGGGTGCTAGCAGATCTGGACACGAGTGCCAGCGACGAAGCACTGGAGTATCTAGCCCACTCAAGCTCTAGCGACGTAAGAGCGTGCCTAAATTTGCTAGACTACGCCCTAAAGCTAGCCCCAACGCTAAGCCTAGAAAGCCTAAAAACTCTGCGCCCCCACGCCCTAAGCGGCGGCGTAAAAGAAAGCGATGAGCACTACAACCTAGCCAGCGCGATGATAAAAAGCCTACGTGGCAGCGATATAAACGCCGCACTTTACTACCTAGCTAGGCTTATAGATGGGGGCGAGAGTGCCGATTTTATCGCTAGGCGGCTTGTGATTTTTGCTAGCGAAGACGTGGGAAATGCCAACCCAAACGCCCTAAACCTAGCCACAAACACCCTAACCGCCGTGCTAAACATCGGCTACCCAGAAGCCCGCATAATCCTAGCCCAGTGCGTGGTCTATCTAGCCAGCTCACCAAAGTCAAACTCAAGCTACGCCGCAATAAATGCCGCCCTAGCCTACGTGCGAGAAAATCCGCCCCTGCCCATACCGCCCTATCTTATCAACAACACCCCGCAAAGCCGCGACTACCGCTATCCGCACGACTTTGGCGGCTGGGTAGCGCAGCGGTATTTGGCCGATGAGAGCCTTGAGTTTTACAAGAGCAAGGGGGTGGGTTTTGAGAAGACGCTTGATGAGTGGCTTGGAAAGATTAAATCTAAAGATTGA
- a CDS encoding DJ-1/PfpI family protein, whose protein sequence is MIVNALIYDEFLELDLFGALAIFKNLDAKISYLSLNGGEISGASSATLLSQKAEANSGDVLLVPGGAGARKVIDDERFIGLLKGLCKTHTYVLSVCTGGALLARAGLLSGKSASTNHAAFEWVKSQDRSIKLSRARYSKDGKYYTSAGVSAGIDMTLKFVRDALGDECARDMARKIEWQNESF, encoded by the coding sequence ATGATAGTAAATGCACTTATTTATGATGAATTTTTAGAGCTTGATCTATTTGGAGCCCTTGCTATTTTTAAAAACCTAGACGCAAAAATATCCTACCTAAGCCTAAATGGTGGCGAGATAAGCGGTGCAAGCAGTGCGACCCTGCTAAGTCAAAAAGCAGAGGCTAATAGCGGCGATGTGCTGCTAGTCCCTGGCGGGGCTGGAGCTAGAAAGGTGATAGATGATGAGCGTTTTATAGGGCTTTTAAAGGGGCTTTGCAAGACGCACACATACGTGCTAAGCGTCTGTACAGGTGGCGCACTTTTAGCTCGTGCTGGACTGCTAAGCGGCAAAAGTGCTAGCACAAACCACGCCGCCTTTGAGTGGGTTAAGTCGCAAGATAGGAGTATAAAACTAAGCAGGGCAAGATATAGCAAGGACGGGAAGTATTATACTAGTGCTGGGGTGAGTGCAGGGATAGATATGACGCTAAAATTTGTAAGAGACGCCTTAGGCGATGAGTGTGCTAGGGATATGGCACGCAAGATAGAGTGGCAAAATGAGAGCTTTTAG
- the ung gene encoding uracil-DNA glycosylase — protein MSINLNDVKIEAGWKEALKDEFLSAYFAQIKAKLIAAKAAGRVYPPSSLIFNAFNLTPFDSVKAVILGQDPYHGENQAMGLSFSVPRGVKVPPSLANIYKELQDDLGIAPPNHGDLSSWARQGVLLLNATLSVAAGAPNSHANWGWQRFTDAAISALSRQKSGIVFMLWGRGAQAKQALIDPTRHLVLKAAHPSPLARGAFFGSRHFSRANAYLASVGKSPIEWDLNGR, from the coding sequence ATGAGCATAAATTTAAACGACGTAAAAATAGAAGCAGGCTGGAAAGAGGCACTAAAAGATGAGTTTTTAAGCGCCTATTTTGCCCAGATTAAGGCTAAGCTTATTGCCGCTAAGGCCGCTGGCAGAGTCTATCCACCCTCAAGCCTAATCTTTAACGCCTTTAATCTCACCCCATTTGACAGCGTCAAGGCCGTGATTTTAGGCCAAGACCCCTACCACGGAGAAAATCAGGCTATGGGGCTAAGCTTTTCTGTCCCACGCGGCGTAAAAGTGCCACCAAGCCTAGCTAATATCTACAAAGAGCTACAAGACGACCTAGGCATAGCTCCGCCTAATCACGGCGATTTAAGCTCCTGGGCTAGGCAGGGCGTGCTACTGCTAAACGCCACTCTAAGCGTCGCCGCTGGAGCGCCAAACTCTCACGCTAACTGGGGCTGGCAGAGATTTACAGACGCTGCCATATCCGCCCTATCAAGGCAAAAAAGCGGCATAGTCTTTATGCTCTGGGGACGCGGCGCACAGGCAAAGCAAGCCCTAATCGACCCCACTCGCCACCTAGTGCTAAAAGCCGCCCACCCAAGCCCGCTCGCTCGTGGGGCGTTTTTTGGCTCGCGGCACTTCTCACGCGCCAACGCCTACCTAGCAAGCGTAGGCAAGTCGCCCATTGAGTGGGATTTAAATGGGCGATAA
- a CDS encoding argininosuccinate synthase domain-containing protein, giving the protein MRALALFSGGLDSMLAMKLLTDQGIDVIALHIDTGFGPEQEKFDTLKRRAELVGASFEVVDIRSSYLQDVLLNPKYGYGSKFNPCIDCHAYMFKTALAMLPERNASFIITGEVIGQRPMSQRKEAMAQVKNLADDSDDLILRPMSAKLLPPTRPEREGWVDRERLLGLSGRDRKPQLALAASLGISDYATPGGGCLLTIESFAHKMRDYLKFDSEVREIDAKWLKIGRHLRLKDGAKMIIGRDEGDNIALREEINDKFNTISFSPDVVGAASFLSKGASEADTLLAAKLALAYTRATLGDTYTVKVGEIAHKIVHEMDKSAAQEYLLK; this is encoded by the coding sequence ATGAGAGCTTTAGCACTATTTTCAGGCGGGCTAGACAGCATGCTAGCCATGAAACTTCTAACAGATCAGGGCATTGACGTCATAGCGCTTCATATCGATACTGGCTTTGGGCCTGAGCAGGAGAAATTTGACACCCTAAAGCGCCGGGCTGAGCTAGTGGGGGCTAGCTTTGAGGTTGTTGATATACGCAGTAGCTACCTTCAAGACGTACTACTAAACCCAAAATACGGCTATGGGAGTAAATTTAACCCCTGCATAGACTGCCACGCATATATGTTTAAAACTGCACTTGCGATGCTACCTGAGCGCAATGCGAGCTTTATAATCACAGGCGAAGTCATCGGTCAGCGCCCTATGAGTCAACGAAAAGAGGCAATGGCGCAGGTGAAAAACTTAGCCGACGATAGCGATGATTTAATATTGCGTCCCATGAGCGCAAAGCTCCTACCGCCGACACGTCCTGAGCGCGAGGGCTGGGTTGACAGAGAGCGGCTTTTAGGACTGTCTGGGCGAGACAGAAAGCCCCAGCTTGCGCTTGCTGCAAGCCTTGGTATAAGTGATTACGCCACACCTGGAGGAGGCTGCTTGCTTACGATTGAGAGCTTTGCGCATAAGATGAGGGATTATCTTAAATTTGATAGCGAGGTACGCGAAATAGACGCAAAATGGCTAAAAATTGGCAGACACTTACGCCTAAAAGACGGCGCAAAGATGATAATAGGGCGTGATGAGGGCGATAATATCGCCTTACGTGAGGAGATAAATGATAAATTTAACACCATTAGCTTTAGCCCTGATGTAGTGGGCGCTGCTAGCTTTTTAAGCAAGGGCGCAAGCGAAGCAGACACCCTGCTGGCTGCAAAACTTGCCCTTGCCTACACAAGGGCGACTCTGGGCGATACCTACACCGTAAAAGTGGGCGAAATAGCGCATAAAATAGTGCATGAGATGGATAAATCAGCAGCGCAGGAGTATCTGCTAAAATAG
- the dnaG gene encoding DNA primase — MISQASIQKLKERIDILEVISSYIPVKRMGSNYRCVCPFHDDHDPSMSISPERGMYHCFACKAGGDAIKFVMEYEHLSYPEAIEKLASLSNFSLEYTKNTHEDEAKISSRHILPSLNAMYRAHLWREQNALEYLKKRGINEALIEKFEIGWAGEAGLTTSLLSSEGVDIKQALAVGALKQNERGVYPSFTNRITFPIYSPNGALAGFGGRTLSSEKNIAKYLNSPQSDVFDKSRLLYGYHLAKKQIHQKGRIIITEGYLDVIMLHHAGFDNAVAVLGTALTPKHLPLLKRENIQVVLCFDGDEAGQNAAFKSALLLSQNEIDASVVLLPDSADPADMVLAGRIGELEAMLNSGTEIGEYYIRRVMAGFELNRPVQKQQCAKAISEYLSTLPRIAAGAYADLAGRLLGLAPDAFLRLSPAQNERKIQQIYTNSGEKTPIKREVVQNTQKDLLEASVLKSVLDNKTLRNELLSMNAKRFFRVYHDKFDAVIAGDMSDDFVRELAISGEFKAFNQRQNLEDALIHLQVRHFERQRSLALSAGLNDAEVIKRLEKINKIIDQLNRKRQGIK, encoded by the coding sequence ATGATTAGTCAAGCTTCAATACAAAAATTAAAAGAACGTATCGACATACTAGAGGTAATAAGCTCGTATATCCCAGTTAAACGCATGGGCTCAAACTACCGTTGCGTCTGCCCTTTTCACGATGATCACGACCCTAGCATGAGCATATCTCCTGAACGAGGCATGTATCACTGCTTTGCTTGCAAGGCTGGCGGAGATGCGATTAAATTTGTCATGGAGTATGAGCATTTAAGCTACCCTGAGGCGATAGAAAAGCTAGCGAGCCTTAGTAATTTCAGTCTAGAATACACCAAAAACACCCACGAAGATGAGGCTAAAATCTCAAGTCGCCACATACTACCTAGCCTAAACGCGATGTACCGCGCCCATCTGTGGAGAGAGCAAAACGCACTAGAATACTTAAAAAAGCGCGGCATAAACGAGGCGTTAATAGAAAAATTTGAAATAGGCTGGGCTGGGGAGGCTGGACTTACGACGTCACTTTTAAGCTCTGAGGGTGTGGATATAAAGCAAGCCCTAGCAGTTGGGGCATTAAAGCAAAACGAGCGCGGCGTCTACCCTAGCTTTACAAACCGCATAACTTTCCCCATTTACAGCCCAAACGGTGCTTTGGCTGGCTTTGGAGGTCGCACGCTATCAAGTGAAAAAAACATAGCAAAATACCTAAACAGCCCTCAATCTGATGTGTTTGACAAATCACGTCTACTATATGGCTACCACCTAGCCAAAAAGCAAATTCATCAAAAAGGGCGCATAATCATAACAGAGGGCTATTTAGATGTCATCATGCTTCATCACGCTGGCTTTGATAACGCTGTAGCCGTACTTGGAACAGCTCTTACGCCAAAGCACCTGCCGCTTTTAAAGCGAGAAAATATACAGGTAGTGCTTTGCTTTGATGGAGATGAGGCAGGACAAAATGCGGCCTTTAAAAGTGCGCTTTTACTCAGCCAAAATGAGATAGACGCAAGCGTAGTACTACTACCAGATAGCGCAGATCCAGCCGATATGGTGCTAGCTGGGCGCATAGGCGAGCTTGAAGCGATGCTAAACTCTGGCACAGAGATAGGGGAGTATTACATCAGGCGGGTAATGGCTGGCTTTGAGCTAAACCGCCCAGTGCAAAAGCAGCAGTGCGCTAAGGCAATAAGCGAATATCTAAGCACGCTGCCGCGCATTGCAGCTGGGGCATATGCGGATTTAGCGGGTAGGCTTTTAGGGCTTGCGCCTGATGCGTTTTTGCGCCTTAGCCCAGCGCAAAATGAGCGCAAAATCCAGCAAATTTATACAAACAGCGGCGAAAAAACCCCCATAAAGCGTGAAGTCGTGCAAAATACGCAAAAAGACCTGCTTGAAGCTAGCGTACTAAAAAGTGTGCTGGATAATAAAACTCTAAGAAACGAGCTTTTAAGCATGAACGCAAAGAGATTTTTCCGAGTGTATCATGATAAATTTGACGCGGTAATTGCTGGAGATATGAGTGATGATTTTGTCAGAGAGCTTGCAATAAGTGGCGAGTTTAAGGCATTTAATCAAAGACAAAACCTAGAGGATGCGCTCATACACCTACAAGTAAGACACTTTGAGAGACAGCGCAGCCTAGCACTAAGTGCGGGGCTAAATGACGCCGAAGTTATAAAACGTTTAGAAAAAATAAATAAAATAATAGATCAATTAAATAGAAAAAGACAAGGGATAAAATGA
- a CDS encoding lipopolysaccharide assembly protein LapB: MDLFFIEYRDPIFGLILLSAIVFVIAFSSYIWGIFYGRKKRRRLVRFINKFNSQTSLSQKHREMLSSFDVDTQTLGLLANAFVKSGDFDKAISVYLIALDKASNQAEKEWALTELGSAYFRAGFLLRAAEVFTEALSFRARNLTALRLYVVVCERLRRFDDALEALRALEELGSDVSSAIAYIKAQIIISNRELSLNERISEVSKQCSSFELYKRMCMQAYMSENGSLAGYAFEFAPLKDVLDIVYFQSDGVNLKDPEYAALFYAKSELDTPELSAKNALSAMSFELRSLSALRKAKLSYATLSFGYVCASCKASLPMHFYRCPVCHELKSCKILPHLTEKSDENSMPF; the protein is encoded by the coding sequence TTGGATCTGTTTTTTATAGAGTATAGAGACCCGATTTTTGGGCTTATATTACTGAGTGCTATTGTCTTTGTCATTGCTTTTAGTAGCTATATATGGGGTATTTTTTATGGTAGAAAAAAAAGGCGGCGGCTTGTTAGATTTATAAATAAATTTAACTCCCAAACCAGCCTTAGCCAAAAGCATCGCGAGATGCTCTCTAGCTTTGATGTGGACACGCAAACACTAGGGCTTTTGGCAAATGCCTTTGTAAAAAGTGGCGATTTTGATAAAGCCATAAGCGTATATTTAATCGCTCTTGATAAAGCGAGCAATCAAGCCGAAAAGGAGTGGGCGCTAACTGAGCTTGGTAGCGCTTATTTTAGGGCTGGGTTTTTACTGCGAGCGGCTGAGGTATTTACTGAGGCGCTTAGTTTTAGGGCTAGGAATTTAACCGCTCTTAGGCTTTATGTCGTCGTTTGTGAGCGACTTAGACGTTTTGATGATGCTCTTGAGGCTTTACGTGCGCTTGAGGAGCTAGGAAGCGATGTAAGCAGCGCAATAGCATACATAAAAGCCCAAATCATCATCTCAAACCGAGAATTATCGCTAAATGAACGCATAAGCGAGGTTAGCAAGCAGTGCTCTAGCTTTGAGCTATATAAGCGCATGTGTATGCAAGCTTACATGAGCGAAAATGGCTCACTTGCGGGCTATGCTTTTGAATTTGCCCCATTAAAAGATGTGCTTGATATAGTCTATTTTCAAAGCGATGGGGTAAATTTAAAAGACCCAGAGTATGCTGCGCTATTTTACGCTAAAAGCGAGCTTGATACGCCAGAGCTAAGCGCAAAAAATGCACTTAGTGCGATGAGCTTTGAGCTTCGCTCACTTAGTGCGCTAAGAAAGGCTAAGCTAAGCTACGCTACGCTTAGCTTTGGCTATGTTTGTGCCTCTTGTAAAGCAAGCTTGCCTATGCACTTTTACCGCTGCCCTGTATGCCATGAGTTAAAAAGCTGTAAAATACTCCCTCATCTAACGGAGAAAAGCGATGAAAACAGTATGCCTTTTTAG
- the rnhA gene encoding ribonuclease HI produces the protein MKTVCLFSDGSCLNNPGAGGWAYILEYKGAVKKASGAQADTTNNQMELRAVIEGLRALKEPCNVLLYTDSSYVANAINSWLSGWSKKNFKNVKNVPLWQEYIAVAAPHNISATWVKAHAGHPQNEECDTMARAMAESIKESR, from the coding sequence ATGAAAACAGTATGCCTTTTTAGTGATGGAAGCTGCCTAAATAACCCAGGCGCAGGGGGCTGGGCGTATATATTAGAGTATAAAGGTGCTGTGAAAAAAGCAAGTGGGGCGCAGGCAGATACTACAAATAATCAAATGGAACTTAGAGCCGTCATTGAAGGGCTTAGGGCGCTTAAAGAACCATGCAATGTCTTGCTTTATACAGATAGTTCATACGTGGCAAATGCGATAAATTCATGGCTATCTGGCTGGAGTAAGAAGAACTTTAAAAACGTAAAAAACGTTCCACTCTGGCAAGAATACATAGCCGTCGCAGCCCCGCATAATATAAGCGCAACATGGGTAAAAGCCCACGCAGGACACCCGCAAAATGAGGAGTGTGACACTATGGCTAGGGCTATGGCAGAGAGCATAAAGGAGAGTAGATGA
- the rnc gene encoding ribonuclease III: MSKLEDRLGYKFKDKNLLKEALTHKSSKKDYSNERLEFLGDAVLDLIVAEYLFLKFTNIAEGDMSKLRAALVNEASFAKMADILGVGECLYLSSAEEHNGGRGKPSLLSDAFEAIIGAIYLEAGLSTASGVAVGLLELCYPKIELNTLTKDYKTTLQEITQASLGVTPKYELISASGPDHKKEFEVALLLNDKEISRAFGSSKKQAQQEAARIAIEVLKGEIDE; the protein is encoded by the coding sequence ATGAGTAAGCTTGAGGATAGATTGGGGTATAAATTTAAAGATAAAAATCTCCTAAAAGAGGCGCTAACTCACAAAAGTAGCAAGAAAGATTATAGTAACGAAAGGCTTGAGTTTTTAGGCGATGCGGTGCTTGATTTAATCGTCGCTGAGTATCTTTTTTTAAAATTTACAAATATCGCAGAGGGGGACATGAGTAAGCTTAGGGCTGCGCTTGTAAATGAGGCGAGCTTTGCTAAGATGGCCGATATTTTGGGTGTTGGCGAGTGTCTTTATCTCTCAAGCGCAGAGGAGCATAATGGCGGCAGAGGCAAGCCAAGCCTGCTAAGTGATGCTTTTGAGGCTATAATAGGCGCTATCTACCTAGAGGCTGGGCTTAGTACTGCTAGTGGTGTGGCTGTGGGGCTACTTGAGCTATGCTACCCAAAAATAGAGCTAAATACTCTTACAAAAGATTATAAAACCACGTTGCAAGAGATAACTCAAGCAAGCTTAGGTGTAACGCCAAAATATGAGCTAATAAGCGCCTCTGGACCAGATCATAAGAAAGAATTTGAAGTCGCACTTTTATTAAATGATAAAGAAATTTCACGTGCCTTTGGCAGTAGTAAAAAGCAAGCCCAGCAAGAAGCGGCGCGTATCGCAATAGAGGTACTTAAGGGGGAAATCGATGAATAG
- the aroC gene encoding chorismate synthase codes for MNSFGNKFRLTTFGESHGVAIGGVIDGMPSGVKIDLELVQSEINRRRGGQSVYATPRAEADRIEVFSGIFEGFSTGTPIGFAIYNENQKSKDYESLRDIFRAGHADWGYYQKYAVRDHRGGGRASARETAVRVAGGAFARLLLDSFGVSVKSGVLSVGSVDISGEPDWDLAARSEIFALGAEEAMKAEIMNARNAHDSVGASVLTIAQGVMAGLGEPLYGRLDAALASALMGINGVKAVEIGEGVRASRLRGSENNDNMGENGFLSNHSGGILGGISSGEPIVLKSHFKPTPSIFKPQMTLDKTGAVREYELRGRHDPCIGVRGSVVATAMVRLVLADMLLLNASSKLESLQKLY; via the coding sequence ATGAATAGCTTTGGCAATAAATTTAGACTTACGACATTTGGCGAAAGCCACGGAGTGGCAATAGGCGGCGTCATAGATGGTATGCCATCAGGTGTAAAAATCGACCTAGAACTTGTCCAAAGCGAGATAAACCGCCGCCGTGGAGGGCAGAGCGTGTATGCTACACCTAGGGCTGAGGCGGATAGGATTGAGGTTTTTAGCGGAATTTTTGAGGGCTTTAGCACGGGTACGCCCATAGGATTTGCTATATATAATGAAAACCAAAAATCAAAAGATTATGAGAGCTTGCGTGATATTTTTCGTGCAGGGCATGCTGACTGGGGGTATTATCAAAAATACGCCGTGCGCGATCATCGAGGTGGCGGCAGGGCGAGTGCGCGCGAGACTGCTGTACGCGTGGCTGGTGGGGCTTTTGCTAGGCTTTTGCTCGATAGCTTTGGTGTGAGTGTAAAAAGCGGCGTTTTAAGCGTGGGTAGCGTAGATATAAGCGGCGAGCCTGACTGGGATTTGGCGGCTAGGTCTGAGATATTTGCACTAGGGGCTGAGGAGGCGATGAAGGCTGAGATAATGAACGCTAGAAACGCTCATGATAGTGTGGGCGCGTCGGTGCTAACTATCGCACAAGGCGTCATGGCTGGGCTTGGCGAGCCGCTTTATGGTAGGCTGGATGCGGCTTTGGCTAGTGCGCTTATGGGGATAAATGGCGTAAAAGCAGTCGAGATAGGCGAGGGGGTGCGAGCAAGCCGTCTAAGAGGCTCTGAAAATAACGACAATATGGGTGAAAATGGCTTTTTAAGCAACCACTCAGGCGGTATTTTAGGAGGCATTAGCTCTGGTGAGCCTATCGTGTTAAAGAGTCATTTTAAGCCCACTCCTTCTATCTTTAAGCCACAGATGACGCTTGATAAAACTGGCGCAGTACGTGAGTATGAGCTGCGCGGTCGGCACGATCCTTGCATAGGTGTACGAGGAAGTGTCGTGGCTACTGCTATGGTTAGGCTAGTACTTGCTGACATGCTTTTATTAAACGCAAGTTCAAAGCTTGAAAGCCTACAAAAGCTCTATTAA
- a CDS encoding transcriptional regulator, protein MNEFLKNSYINMVDFLAAVLGENYEIVLHEISEQNSSVIAIKNSHISGRDIGAPLTDFALNILKNEEFKHSEYALNYKALAKGKRINGSTFFIKENGTITGMLCINYDDEGAKDVLERLAKILGLNCSFDETKSVSQETLSASVEEMIGSLVGDKVELVNSGAILTPAQKEEAIQILYQNSIFSVKSAVNIASKMLKISEPTIYRYLKNIKN, encoded by the coding sequence ATGAATGAATTTTTAAAAAACTCATATATAAATATGGTTGATTTTTTAGCAGCTGTTTTGGGGGAGAATTATGAGATAGTTTTGCATGAAATAAGCGAGCAAAACTCAAGTGTGATAGCTATCAAAAACTCTCACATAAGTGGGCGCGATATAGGTGCGCCGCTTACTGATTTCGCGCTTAATATCCTAAAAAATGAGGAATTTAAACATAGTGAATATGCGCTAAATTACAAAGCTTTGGCAAAGGGTAAGAGAATAAATGGCTCTACATTTTTTATAAAGGAAAATGGCACAATTACAGGAATGCTTTGTATAAATTATGATGATGAGGGCGCAAAAGATGTGCTTGAAAGGCTTGCAAAAATTCTTGGATTAAACTGCAGTTTTGACGAGACAAAAAGTGTAAGCCAAGAGACACTAAGCGCTAGCGTAGAGGAGATGATAGGCTCATTAGTTGGCGATAAGGTAGAGCTTGTAAATAGCGGCGCCATCCTCACCCCAGCGCAAAAAGAGGAGGCTATTCAAATCCTTTATCAAAACAGTATATTTAGTGTAAAATCAGCCGTAAATATAGCCTCAAAAATGCTAAAAATATCAGAGCCAACCATATATAGATATTTAAAAAACATTAAAAATTAA